A genomic stretch from Brucella sp. BE17 includes:
- a CDS encoding NAD-glutamate dehydrogenase produces MTAKQDRSSKVKNSKASKEEQKGGEQKAFSAFSKLLFEWAPPEDLAAYSSEALAQSARHGYAGLEAWRKGKSIISVDTDIERHGRPVSVISIVNDNMPFLLDSIMGELNDHASQIFMVLHPVLDIEREKNALTIRGEASRLAPAKNIERVSLVQIHLPALDKQAASELTAALKRVLQQVRSAVSDWKPMLTRLNEAIADYKRVHELTAHPAMPEAIAFLEWLRDDRFIFLGMRELIFKNSGKKRELVPAKETLGILNDNSVRVLRSDDDDTKTPQEITEFLDSAEPLLVTKANSLSLVHRRSYLDYIGVKIFGEKGEAIGELRLVGLFTSVAYTSSVSGIPFIRSKADTVIKHLGFNREDHSGKALINVLEEYPRDELFQIDTESLTANAEMILALGERPRVRAVPRLDRFGRFATVLVYIPRDRYDSVVREKIGRYLVEIYGGDSFEFHPVFLQNGLTRVQFVIRRNERSTPHIDRETLEAQVRAMVRTWEDEVRESSENAEAKSVALASGFPPSYREIFTAPEALIDAERFASLNIQAPLFVDFYRYRTDGPNAVSLKLYHHGAPVVLSQRVPLLENMGFRVVSEQTIELPGIGQDGAPVYLHDMQLINAYGVPVELSDEGEMLEEVFRTVWDGFADNDGYNALVQTARLNARQIMILRSYGRYLQQAGIAYSQGLIAAALNHYPEIANDLYALFELRFNPASKKREKAEAKLVEAIETALLDVPSIDDDQILRRFRNLIEATLRTNAYAADDNGKPRVTFAFKLDPHLVDGLPDPRPYREIFVYGPEVEGVHLRFGSVARGGLRWSDRAQDYRTEVLGLVKAQQVKNAVIVPVGAKGGFYPKRLPTGGDRNAVFEAGRDAYKTFISTLLSVTDNIQDSHVVPPADVVRHDDDDPYFVVAADKGTATFSDTANGISQDHDFWLDDAFASGGSAGYDHKGMGITARGAWEAVKRHFREFDTDIQSEPFTVVGVGDMSGDVFGNGMLLSEQIRLVAAFDHRDIFIDPDPVPADGFVERKRLFDLPRSSWQDYDQAKLSAGGGIYSRSQKTITLSAEAARVIGLAKTTASPQEIMMAILKAPVDLLWFGGIGTYIRSSAETDAQVGDRANDAIRITGAEVRARVIGEGANLGMTQRGRIEYALTGGRSNTDAIDNSAGVNCSDVEVNIKVALAAAMRSGKLKRAARNKLLVSMTDDVSELVLRNNYLQPLALSLSERQGLTELPYQARFMAELENRKLLDRKVEYLPSDLVLTERQKAGQPLTRPELAVLLAYAKLSLSDDLLASRLPDEPYLQSLLFGYFPNRMAKTYAQEITGHRLKREIIATLLANDVVNRGGITFISRLADTTGKAPADIVRAYVAVRDGFEIDAIYRAIDALDNRVFGDVQNQFYHLVGEMLQSTTAWVLRNDTTRADLTELVRTITNARAELEPHLGELLPVQLIQSVQADKAAFIEKGAPAPLARQLANLQLAGVMPDIALIAHLASANLVATARTYFGVSEAFRIGRIEEAARSIPVTDYYDGLALSRANDTITQAARGITIAALKRFAKESDPSAAWLVADGARIQQVRSRMVALTEGGDLTVSRLSVAAGLMSDLAQ; encoded by the coding sequence GTGACTGCAAAGCAGGACCGGTCGAGCAAGGTCAAGAATTCCAAGGCAAGCAAGGAGGAACAAAAGGGGGGCGAGCAGAAGGCTTTTTCCGCATTTTCAAAGCTCCTCTTCGAATGGGCGCCGCCCGAAGATCTCGCGGCCTACTCGAGCGAAGCACTCGCTCAATCTGCCCGCCATGGCTATGCCGGACTAGAAGCCTGGCGCAAGGGTAAAAGCATCATCAGCGTCGATACGGATATTGAACGTCATGGCCGCCCGGTCAGTGTCATTTCCATCGTCAACGACAATATGCCGTTTCTGCTAGACTCAATCATGGGCGAGTTGAACGATCACGCCAGCCAGATTTTCATGGTGCTGCATCCGGTTCTCGATATAGAACGCGAAAAGAATGCACTGACCATTCGCGGCGAGGCTTCACGGCTCGCGCCTGCCAAAAACATTGAGCGCGTGAGTCTCGTGCAGATTCACCTGCCAGCCTTGGACAAGCAGGCGGCATCCGAGCTGACTGCAGCGTTAAAGCGCGTATTGCAACAGGTACGCTCCGCCGTCAGCGACTGGAAGCCGATGCTGACGCGCCTCAACGAAGCCATTGCGGATTATAAGCGTGTCCATGAACTGACAGCCCACCCAGCCATGCCGGAGGCAATCGCCTTTCTCGAGTGGCTGCGCGACGACCGCTTCATTTTCCTTGGCATGCGGGAGCTCATTTTCAAGAATTCCGGCAAGAAGCGCGAACTTGTTCCGGCCAAGGAAACGCTTGGAATCCTAAACGACAACAGCGTGCGCGTGTTGCGTAGTGATGACGATGACACCAAGACACCACAAGAGATAACCGAATTTCTCGATAGCGCCGAGCCGTTGCTGGTTACCAAGGCAAATTCACTTTCGCTTGTGCACAGGCGTTCCTATCTCGATTATATCGGTGTCAAGATTTTTGGGGAAAAAGGCGAAGCCATTGGCGAATTGCGCCTCGTCGGTCTGTTTACCTCCGTCGCCTATACAAGTTCGGTTTCTGGCATTCCGTTCATCCGCTCAAAAGCCGATACGGTTATCAAGCATCTTGGTTTCAATCGCGAGGATCACTCGGGCAAGGCTTTGATCAATGTGCTGGAAGAATATCCGCGTGACGAGTTGTTCCAGATCGACACGGAAAGTCTCACCGCCAATGCCGAAATGATCCTTGCACTCGGCGAACGCCCCCGCGTGCGCGCCGTGCCGCGCCTTGACCGGTTTGGTCGTTTTGCAACCGTATTGGTCTACATTCCCCGCGATCGCTACGATTCTGTTGTGCGCGAGAAGATCGGCCGTTACCTCGTCGAAATTTATGGTGGCGACAGCTTCGAGTTCCACCCCGTTTTCCTGCAAAACGGGCTGACGCGCGTTCAATTCGTCATTCGCCGCAATGAGCGCTCAACACCACATATCGATCGCGAAACACTGGAAGCGCAGGTACGCGCCATGGTTCGTACCTGGGAAGACGAAGTGCGGGAAAGCTCGGAAAATGCGGAGGCTAAATCCGTTGCGCTGGCCTCCGGTTTCCCTCCCTCCTATCGCGAAATCTTCACGGCCCCCGAAGCGCTCATTGATGCCGAACGTTTCGCGAGCCTGAATATACAGGCACCGCTTTTCGTCGATTTCTACCGCTACCGCACGGATGGTCCGAACGCAGTTTCGCTCAAGCTTTATCATCACGGCGCACCGGTTGTACTCTCGCAGCGCGTGCCGCTTCTGGAGAATATGGGCTTTCGCGTCGTCAGCGAGCAGACCATCGAACTGCCCGGCATCGGTCAGGACGGCGCGCCAGTTTATCTCCATGACATGCAACTGATAAATGCATATGGCGTACCCGTCGAGCTTTCCGACGAAGGCGAGATGCTCGAAGAAGTCTTCCGCACGGTCTGGGATGGCTTCGCTGACAATGACGGCTACAACGCGCTGGTCCAGACCGCGCGCCTTAACGCACGCCAGATCATGATCCTGCGTTCTTACGGCCGCTATCTGCAACAGGCAGGTATTGCCTATTCGCAGGGGCTGATCGCCGCTGCGCTCAACCACTATCCCGAAATCGCCAATGATCTCTATGCGCTGTTCGAACTTCGTTTCAATCCCGCTTCCAAAAAGCGGGAGAAGGCAGAAGCAAAGCTTGTCGAAGCCATAGAAACCGCGCTTCTCGATGTGCCAAGCATCGATGACGACCAGATATTGCGCCGCTTCCGCAATCTCATCGAGGCGACCTTGCGCACCAACGCCTACGCAGCCGATGACAACGGCAAACCGCGTGTGACCTTTGCCTTCAAGCTCGATCCGCATCTGGTTGACGGCCTGCCCGATCCGCGCCCCTATCGCGAAATCTTCGTCTATGGACCGGAAGTGGAGGGCGTACACCTGCGCTTTGGCTCGGTGGCCCGCGGCGGGTTGCGCTGGTCGGATCGAGCTCAGGATTACCGCACCGAAGTGCTGGGGCTCGTCAAGGCGCAGCAGGTCAAGAATGCGGTCATCGTACCGGTCGGTGCCAAGGGTGGCTTTTATCCCAAACGCTTGCCCACCGGCGGTGATCGCAATGCGGTTTTCGAAGCCGGACGCGATGCCTACAAGACCTTTATATCTACGCTTTTGTCGGTAACCGACAATATTCAGGACAGTCATGTCGTACCGCCTGCCGATGTGGTACGCCATGATGATGACGACCCCTATTTCGTGGTCGCTGCCGACAAGGGCACGGCTACCTTTTCCGATACGGCTAACGGCATCAGCCAGGACCATGATTTCTGGCTCGACGATGCCTTTGCTTCAGGCGGCTCAGCCGGCTACGATCACAAGGGAATGGGAATTACCGCCCGCGGCGCATGGGAAGCCGTGAAGCGTCATTTCCGTGAATTCGACACCGACATTCAAAGCGAACCCTTCACTGTGGTAGGTGTCGGTGACATGTCGGGTGACGTGTTCGGCAACGGCATGCTTTTGTCCGAACAGATCAGGCTGGTTGCTGCCTTCGACCATCGCGACATATTCATTGATCCCGATCCTGTACCGGCAGATGGCTTTGTCGAGCGCAAGCGCCTGTTCGACCTGCCGCGCTCAAGCTGGCAGGATTATGATCAGGCGAAACTTTCAGCAGGCGGCGGCATCTATAGCCGCAGCCAGAAAACCATTACGCTTTCAGCCGAAGCAGCCCGTGTCATTGGACTTGCCAAGACCACGGCTTCGCCGCAGGAAATCATGATGGCGATTCTGAAAGCGCCGGTCGATCTTTTGTGGTTTGGTGGCATCGGCACCTATATCCGCTCTTCGGCTGAAACCGACGCACAGGTCGGCGACCGCGCCAATGATGCCATCCGCATTACCGGTGCCGAAGTACGCGCGCGGGTAATCGGCGAAGGTGCCAATCTTGGCATGACCCAGCGCGGGCGTATCGAATATGCGCTTACCGGTGGGCGCAGCAATACCGATGCCATCGACAATTCGGCAGGCGTCAATTGCTCCGACGTCGAGGTCAACATCAAGGTCGCGCTTGCCGCAGCCATGCGCTCGGGCAAGCTGAAACGTGCCGCCCGCAACAAGCTTCTGGTTAGCATGACGGATGACGTGTCAGAGCTGGTGCTGCGCAACAATTATCTGCAGCCCTTGGCGCTTTCCTTAAGCGAGCGTCAGGGACTGACGGAACTGCCCTATCAGGCGCGCTTCATGGCGGAACTTGAAAACCGCAAGCTTCTTGACCGCAAAGTTGAATATCTTCCCTCTGACCTCGTCTTGACCGAGCGCCAGAAGGCGGGCCAGCCGCTGACCCGGCCGGAACTCGCAGTCTTGCTCGCCTATGCCAAACTATCGCTATCGGATGACTTGCTGGCAAGCAGGCTGCCGGACGAACCATATTTGCAGTCGCTGCTGTTCGGCTATTTCCCCAATCGCATGGCAAAAACCTATGCGCAGGAGATTACAGGCCATCGCCTGAAGCGCGAAATCATCGCCACGCTGCTTGCAAATGACGTTGTCAACCGCGGTGGCATCACCTTTATCAGCCGCCTTGCCGATACGACCGGCAAGGCTCCTGCCGATATCGTGCGTGCTTATGTGGCGGTGCGCGACGGCTTCGAGATCGATGCGATCTACCGTGCCATCGACGCGCTCGATAACAGGGTTTTTGGCGATGTGCAGAACCAGTTCTATCATCTGGTCGGTGAAATGCTGCAATCAACCACCGCCTGGGTTCTACGCAACGATACGACACGAGCGGACCTGACGGAGCTGGTACGGACTATCACCAATGCGCGTGCCGAGCTGGAACCGCATCTTGGCGAATTGCTGCCGGTTCAGCTTATTCAGTCCGTACAGGCGGACAAGGCAGCCTTTATCGAGAAGGGTGCTCCGGCACCGCTTGCGCGACAGCTTGCCAATCTGCAACTGGCCGGCGTCATGCCTGATATCGCGCTGATAGCACATCTGGCCTCGGCAAATCTGGTGGCAACTGCGAGAACCTATTTCGGTGTGTCGGAAGCTTTCCGCATCGGACGCATCGAAGAGGCAGCTCGGAGTATCCCCGTCACCGATTATTATGATGGTCTGGCGCTATCACGGGCAAACGACACGATCACACAGGCCGCGCGTGGCATCACGATTGCCGCCCTCAAGCGGTTTGCCAAGGAAAGCGATCCATCAGCCGCATGGCTTGTGGCCGACGGCGCGCGCATCCAGCAGGTCAGAAGCCGCATGGTGGCACTCACAGAAGGTGGTGATCTGACCGTCTCACGGCTTTCGGTTGCGGCTGGACTGATGTCGGACCTGGCCCAGTAA
- the glpK gene encoding glycerol kinase GlpK yields MTQYIGSIDQGTTSSRFIIFDKQGDIIAMEQREHEQIYPKAGWVEHNPTEIWRNTQLVIAETLKKAKLKASDIASVGITNQRETTLLWDRKTGAPLHNALVWMDTRTDQLVARYAKDGGADRLRDKTGLPISTYFSGLKLRWLLDHVPGAREKAEAGDALFGTIDSWLVWNLTGGPKGGIHITDVTNASRTQLIDLATLRWDEEILRLFEIPAACLPEIRSSSEVYGEVVIPSLGGVKLAGILGDQQAALFGQACLEPGEAKNTYGTGCFMLMSTGEKLVPSSYGLLTTLAYQLGDSKPVYALEGSIAITGALVQWLRDNLGIIKTSGDIETLARTVDDNGDVYFVPAFSGLYAPHWEDSARGVIAGLTRFANKGHIARAALEASCYQVREVLDAMVKDSGVKITELRADGGMTVNELMMQFQSDILNVPVVRPKIIETTALGAAYAAGLAVGYWKSTADMVENWQVGHRWHPRMPEKERTSLFRSWEKAVQRSLGWVEQG; encoded by the coding sequence ATGACGCAATATATAGGTTCCATCGATCAGGGAACTACGAGTTCCCGTTTCATCATTTTTGACAAGCAGGGCGATATCATCGCCATGGAGCAGCGTGAGCATGAGCAGATTTATCCCAAGGCGGGTTGGGTCGAGCACAATCCCACGGAAATATGGCGCAATACCCAGCTTGTCATTGCTGAAACACTTAAAAAGGCGAAATTGAAGGCCTCGGATATCGCTTCCGTCGGCATCACCAACCAGCGCGAGACCACGCTGCTGTGGGACCGTAAGACTGGCGCTCCGCTCCATAACGCGCTTGTCTGGATGGATACGCGTACAGACCAACTGGTCGCGCGTTATGCCAAAGACGGCGGCGCGGATCGTCTGCGCGACAAGACAGGTCTGCCGATCTCGACTTATTTTTCCGGCTTGAAGCTACGCTGGCTACTCGATCATGTTCCCGGCGCGCGTGAAAAGGCTGAAGCCGGCGATGCGTTGTTCGGCACGATTGATTCATGGCTGGTCTGGAACCTCACCGGCGGACCAAAAGGCGGCATTCACATCACCGATGTCACCAATGCCTCGCGCACTCAATTGATTGATCTTGCCACACTGCGATGGGACGAGGAAATTCTCCGTCTTTTCGAGATACCGGCCGCATGTCTTCCGGAAATCCGCTCGTCCAGTGAAGTCTATGGCGAGGTTGTCATTCCCTCGCTCGGAGGCGTGAAGCTTGCCGGCATTCTCGGCGATCAACAGGCAGCACTTTTCGGACAGGCGTGTCTTGAGCCAGGCGAAGCCAAGAACACCTACGGCACCGGCTGTTTCATGTTGATGAGTACCGGCGAGAAACTGGTTCCGTCCTCTTATGGTCTCCTCACCACACTCGCCTATCAGTTGGGTGATTCAAAGCCGGTTTATGCGCTGGAGGGGTCTATCGCCATCACCGGCGCGCTGGTGCAATGGCTACGCGACAATCTGGGCATTATAAAAACCAGTGGCGATATCGAAACCCTTGCCCGTACTGTGGATGATAATGGTGATGTCTATTTTGTGCCGGCCTTTTCGGGCCTTTATGCGCCGCATTGGGAAGATTCTGCGCGCGGCGTGATTGCAGGTCTCACCCGCTTTGCAAATAAGGGGCATATCGCCCGCGCGGCCCTTGAGGCAAGCTGCTATCAGGTACGTGAAGTGCTGGACGCCATGGTAAAGGACTCCGGCGTTAAAATCACTGAACTACGCGCTGATGGCGGCATGACAGTCAATGAACTGATGATGCAGTTTCAGTCCGATATCTTGAACGTACCGGTGGTACGTCCCAAGATCATCGAGACGACTGCACTCGGCGCTGCCTATGCCGCGGGTCTTGCCGTCGGCTACTGGAAATCGACCGCCGACATGGTTGAGAACTGGCAGGTCGGGCACCGGTGGCATCCCCGGATGCCGGAAAAAGAGCGTACCAGCCTGTTCCGCTCATGGGAAAAGGCTGTCCAGAGATCCCTCGGCTGGGTCGAACAAGGCTAA
- the purH gene encoding bifunctional phosphoribosylaminoimidazolecarboxamide formyltransferase/IMP cyclohydrolase, with protein sequence MAVSSKHIPAPDLHRVRRALLSVSDKTGLIDFAKALHAHGVEILSTGGTAKSIAAEGIPVRDVSEVTGFPEIMDGRVKTLHPSVHGGLLAVRNDPEHVAAMEEHGIAGIDLAVINLYPFEDVRFKRGDYDTTVENIDIGGPAMIRASAKNHAYVATVVDPADYAEVVTELEKHAGSLPLSFRKKLAAKAFSRTSAYDTAISNWFAEAIEEETPIWRSVAGKLHSVMRYGENPHQTAGFYLSGEKRPGVATATQLQGKQLSYNNINDTDAAFELVAEFDPARTAAVAIIKHANPCGVAEGASIKDAYLKALACDPVSAFGGIVALNKTLDEEAAEEIVKIFTEVIIAPDATEGAQAIVAAKKNLRLLVTGGLPDPRAKGIAAKTVAGGVLVQSRDNGVVDDLDLKVVTKRKPSDAELNDMKFAFRIAKHVKSNAIVYVKDGATVGIGAGQMSRVDSARIAARKAEDAAEAAGLTEPLTKGCVVASDAFFPFADGLLSAVQAGATAVIQPGGSMRDEEVIAAADEHGIAMVMTGMRHFRH encoded by the coding sequence ATGGCAGTCAGCTCAAAGCATATTCCCGCTCCCGATCTTCATCGGGTGCGCCGCGCCCTCCTTTCGGTTTCCGACAAGACCGGTCTGATCGATTTCGCCAAGGCGCTTCATGCGCATGGCGTCGAAATACTGTCGACCGGCGGCACCGCCAAGTCGATTGCAGCCGAAGGCATTCCGGTGCGCGACGTTTCAGAAGTCACTGGCTTTCCCGAAATCATGGACGGGCGCGTAAAGACACTGCATCCATCCGTGCATGGCGGATTGCTTGCCGTACGCAACGACCCCGAACATGTCGCTGCGATGGAAGAACATGGCATTGCTGGCATCGATCTGGCGGTCATCAATCTCTACCCTTTCGAGGATGTGCGCTTTAAGCGCGGCGATTACGACACCACCGTCGAAAATATCGACATTGGCGGTCCGGCGATGATCCGTGCATCGGCCAAAAACCACGCCTATGTGGCAACGGTTGTCGATCCGGCTGATTATGCGGAAGTGGTCACTGAGCTTGAAAAACATGCAGGCTCCCTGCCGCTTTCCTTCCGCAAAAAGCTCGCCGCCAAGGCTTTTTCGCGAACTTCTGCTTACGATACTGCCATTTCCAACTGGTTTGCCGAGGCAATTGAGGAAGAAACCCCGATCTGGCGTTCAGTTGCGGGCAAGTTGCATTCTGTCATGCGTTATGGCGAAAACCCGCATCAGACGGCTGGTTTTTATCTCAGCGGCGAAAAGCGTCCCGGTGTTGCAACCGCAACCCAGCTTCAGGGCAAGCAGCTTTCCTATAACAATATCAATGATACCGATGCGGCCTTTGAACTGGTGGCCGAGTTCGATCCGGCGCGTACCGCAGCCGTTGCGATCATCAAGCACGCCAATCCATGCGGTGTTGCCGAAGGCGCCTCCATCAAGGACGCCTACCTCAAGGCGCTGGCCTGCGATCCGGTTTCAGCCTTTGGCGGCATTGTCGCGCTCAACAAGACGCTTGATGAGGAAGCAGCCGAGGAAATCGTCAAGATTTTCACGGAAGTCATCATTGCACCCGACGCCACAGAAGGCGCACAGGCGATCGTAGCGGCCAAGAAGAACCTGCGCTTGCTGGTGACCGGAGGTCTGCCCGATCCGCGTGCCAAGGGCATTGCAGCTAAAACGGTTGCGGGCGGTGTGCTGGTGCAGTCGCGCGACAATGGTGTCGTGGACGATCTCGATCTGAAAGTCGTGACCAAGCGGAAACCGAGTGATGCCGAACTCAACGATATGAAATTCGCCTTCCGCATCGCCAAGCACGTCAAATCCAACGCTATCGTCTATGTGAAGGATGGGGCAACGGTCGGCATTGGCGCAGGTCAGATGAGCCGCGTGGATTCCGCGCGTATTGCTGCGCGCAAGGCGGAAGATGCAGCAGAAGCCGCAGGACTGACCGAACCGTTGACAAAGGGCTGCGTGGTGGCGTCTGACGCCTTCTTCCCGTTTGCGGATGGTCTGCTTTCCGCCGTTCAGGCGGGTGCGACGGCGGTTATCCAGCCGGGCGGGTCCATGCGTGACGAAGAAGTGATCGCGGCTGCCGACGAGCATGGCATCGCCATGGTAATGACCGGCATGCGCCATTTCCGGCATTGA
- a CDS encoding MFS transporter, translating into MLFDWAAQPFFTVVTTFIFGPYFISRMADNPEAGQAAWGYGIAAAGFVIAILSPFLGAVSDRTGARKPWIATFAVLKITGLLALWLAVPGASLFWVLFAFTIATVAAEFSIVFNDSMMPRLVRPGDIGKVSNIAWGLGYLGGMIVLVFVVVFLAASPETGKTIIGREPLFGLDPLTGEDARITGPLAALWYLIFVLPMFFFTPDAARSDPLRTALRSGLSELKATLGDVKQRAGILRFLIARMIYQDGINALLALGAGYAAAMFNWSITEIGLFGIILNVMAIFSCIAASFIDTRFGSKAVVMAALVLLLLASLGIVSTGREYTFFGLIPLEGVETEGLFSTPAEHAYLIYGLMIGAAFGPVQASSRSWLARSVTPQESGRYFGIYALSGRATSFLAPFLIATITTLSGSAALGMAVLPIFFLAGALLALVTPYPAKEHISI; encoded by the coding sequence ATGCTTTTCGACTGGGCGGCACAGCCATTTTTCACCGTCGTCACGACTTTTATTTTCGGACCTTATTTCATTTCCCGCATGGCGGATAATCCGGAAGCCGGTCAAGCTGCGTGGGGATATGGCATTGCCGCAGCCGGTTTCGTGATCGCTATTTTGTCCCCTTTCCTGGGCGCAGTTTCAGACCGAACCGGAGCGCGTAAACCCTGGATTGCCACTTTCGCAGTACTGAAGATAACGGGCCTGCTGGCGCTCTGGCTGGCCGTACCCGGCGCGAGCCTTTTCTGGGTTCTGTTCGCCTTCACAATCGCCACGGTTGCCGCAGAATTTTCCATTGTTTTCAACGATTCAATGATGCCGCGCCTTGTCCGCCCCGGAGATATCGGCAAGGTCTCAAACATCGCCTGGGGTCTAGGCTATCTCGGTGGCATGATCGTGCTCGTTTTCGTAGTGGTTTTTCTTGCCGCATCGCCGGAAACGGGCAAGACTATCATCGGCAGAGAACCGCTCTTCGGCCTTGATCCGCTGACTGGCGAAGATGCACGCATCACCGGCCCCCTTGCCGCCCTGTGGTATCTCATTTTCGTTTTGCCGATGTTTTTCTTCACTCCGGATGCAGCACGCAGCGATCCCTTGCGCACAGCGCTGCGCTCCGGTCTTTCCGAACTCAAAGCCACCTTGGGCGATGTGAAACAAAGAGCGGGAATCCTGCGGTTTCTGATCGCCCGCATGATCTATCAGGATGGGATCAATGCGCTTCTGGCGCTGGGCGCGGGCTATGCCGCCGCTATGTTCAACTGGTCAATCACCGAAATCGGTCTGTTCGGTATCATTCTCAACGTCATGGCAATCTTCAGCTGTATCGCGGCAAGTTTCATCGATACACGGTTTGGCTCAAAGGCGGTCGTCATGGCAGCGCTTGTACTTCTGCTGCTGGCGTCGCTCGGCATTGTATCAACCGGCCGGGAGTACACTTTTTTTGGACTCATTCCGCTTGAAGGCGTTGAAACCGAAGGTTTGTTCTCAACCCCTGCCGAACATGCTTATCTGATTTATGGTCTTATGATCGGTGCGGCCTTCGGGCCGGTGCAAGCTTCGTCGCGCTCGTGGCTTGCGCGCAGCGTCACACCGCAGGAATCCGGGCGCTATTTCGGCATTTACGCCCTATCGGGTCGCGCGACCAGTTTTCTTGCGCCCTTTCTGATCGCAACAATCACCACATTGAGCGGATCAGCAGCGCTCGGCATGGCGGTTCTGCCGATCTTCTTTCTGGCCGGAGCCTTGCTTGCCCTTGTCACACCCTATCCGGCTAAGGAACACATTTCGATATAA
- a CDS encoding MIP/aquaporin family protein, with translation MNSGLIGEFLGTMILILLGDGVVANVLLAKSKGQNSGWIVITAGWGFAVLCGVLVAVAAGAPGHLNPAVTLAFFAAGSFPASQVVPFIGVQMLGAFAGAVLVYLAYLPHWKPTEDKGLKLGVFCTGPAIRNIPANFITEVIGTFVLVFVVIAIGTKAVGAVGVLGPLMVGLLVWALGVSLGGPTGYAINPARDLGPRIAHALLPIPGKGSSDWSYAWVPVAAPIVGGLLAIACAKAADMM, from the coding sequence ATGAACAGCGGTTTGATTGGTGAATTTCTCGGTACGATGATCCTGATCCTCTTGGGTGATGGGGTCGTCGCCAATGTGCTTCTGGCAAAATCCAAGGGTCAGAACTCGGGCTGGATCGTCATTACTGCAGGATGGGGTTTTGCGGTTCTGTGCGGTGTTCTTGTCGCAGTGGCGGCGGGCGCTCCCGGACATCTCAATCCGGCGGTGACACTGGCTTTCTTCGCGGCGGGCAGCTTTCCTGCAAGCCAGGTCGTACCCTTTATCGGGGTGCAGATGCTCGGCGCTTTTGCCGGCGCGGTGCTTGTCTATCTCGCATATCTGCCGCACTGGAAGCCGACTGAAGACAAGGGGCTAAAACTTGGTGTCTTTTGCACCGGTCCGGCAATCCGTAACATCCCTGCCAATTTCATAACGGAAGTCATCGGAACTTTCGTGCTTGTGTTTGTGGTGATTGCCATTGGCACGAAAGCGGTCGGGGCGGTCGGTGTACTCGGACCTTTGATGGTTGGGCTGCTCGTCTGGGCGCTTGGTGTTTCGCTTGGCGGACCCACCGGATATGCCATCAATCCCGCACGTGATCTGGGACCGCGTATCGCCCATGCACTTCTGCCCATTCCCGGCAAGGGTAGCTCGGATTGGTCTTATGCCTGGGTGCCCGTGGCGGCCCCTATCGTCGGCGGGTTGCTGGCCATTGCCTGCGCCAAGGCAGCGGATATGATGTAG
- a CDS encoding TPM domain-containing protein, producing the protein MTENNLIGPEDHQRIAEAIRQAEANTSGEIYAVLARSSDDYFFAAGFVATCGVLIASVMAAFLAHWFWFDIRLAMFGLAVLAAFLTAMLVLWLFPSIRLLLVPHRIRYKRAHLNAVQQFLARNVHITEHRTGILLFVSMAEHYAEVIADAGIHARVEQDEWNGIVAMLTHHASRQQIAEGFVLAIAQAGSLLENHFPAGAHNLNELDDHLVEL; encoded by the coding sequence TTGACAGAGAATAATCTTATCGGCCCCGAAGATCACCAACGCATCGCGGAGGCGATCCGTCAGGCGGAAGCCAATACGAGCGGCGAAATTTATGCCGTACTGGCACGTTCCAGCGATGATTACTTCTTTGCCGCCGGTTTCGTTGCAACCTGCGGCGTTCTGATTGCTTCAGTGATGGCAGCGTTTCTGGCACATTGGTTCTGGTTCGATATTCGCCTGGCGATGTTTGGTCTTGCGGTTCTGGCAGCATTCCTCACAGCCATGCTGGTGCTCTGGCTATTTCCGTCTATTCGCCTTCTTCTGGTGCCGCATCGTATTCGCTACAAACGTGCACACCTCAACGCGGTGCAGCAGTTTCTGGCACGCAATGTCCACATAACTGAACATCGCACCGGCATTCTGCTTTTCGTCTCCATGGCCGAGCATTATGCCGAGGTGATCGCCGATGCGGGCATTCATGCGCGCGTCGAACAGGACGAATGGAACGGCATTGTCGCCATGCTGACACACCATGCTTCACGCCAGCAAATCGCAGAAGGGTTCGTACTGGCTATCGCTCAGGCTGGGTCACTGCTGGAAAATCACTTTCCTGCGGGAGCGCATAATCTCAACGAACTTGACGATCATCTGGTCGAACTTTGA